A stretch of the Ictidomys tridecemlineatus isolate mIctTri1 chromosome 5, mIctTri1.hap1, whole genome shotgun sequence genome encodes the following:
- the LOC101960548 gene encoding putative serpin A13 isoform X2 — MEASGWWPLVTVLMAATPLLVQGDFELTDPGPQDSPPRPALPCHRISVSNIDFAFGLYRRLALDAPGENILFSPASISLALATVSLGAPAASRTQLLEGLGFNLTVMSEAEIQEGFQDLLLRLPTRGSHLLLTTGQRSFHGLGPGATQKHIKEYVEEQTQGRLGAWVEDLGEEAAEVLVNHVALRAEWAQPFDPGATSLREFFLDERRAVQVPMVKQKASHRFLHDPELQCTVLQMDHTGNATTFFVFPNRGQLGQVEEALLPETLIKWDSLLRTRELDFYFPKFSISSTTRLEMLLPRVPVGGGLPGQPGLGISRDIHQAQRQPGATSAPPSGQMRQVLPSHFVDETELTVYQFLCCFSNRPPGTRSSVN; from the exons ATGGAGGCCTCGGGGTGGTGGCCGCTGGTCACTGTGCTCATGGCTGCAACTCCTCTTCTGGTCCAAGGAGACTTCGAGCTCACGGACCCTGGCCCCCAGGACAGTCCTCCCAGGCCGGCCCTGCCCTGCCACAGAATTTCTGTGAGCAACATCGACTTTGCCTTCGGCCTGTACCGACGGCTGGCGCTGGATGCCCCTGGAGAGAACATCCTCTTCTCCCCGGCAAGCATCTCCCTGGCCTTGGCCACAGTGTCCCTCGGGGCCCCGGCGGCCAGCAGGACCCAGCTCCTGGAGGGCTTGGGCTTCAACCTGACCGTGATGTCCGAGGCCGAGATCCAGGAGGGCTTCCAGGACCTGCTGCTTAGGCTCCCCACGCGGGGGTCCCACCTGCTCCTGACCACAGGCCAGAGAAGCTTCCACGGCCTGGGCCCCGGGGCCACCCAGAAACACATCAAGGAGTACGTGGAGGAGCAGACGCAGGGGAGGCTTGGGGCCTGGGTGGAGGACCTCGGGGAGGAAGCCGCTGAGGTTCTGGTGAATCACGTGGCTCTCAGAG CTGAGTGGGCACAGCCCTTCGACCCGGGGGCCACCAGCCTGAGAGAGTTCTTCCTGGACGAGCGCAGGGCCGTGCAGGTCCCCATGGTGAAGCAGAAGGCCAGCCACCGCTTCCTCCACGACCCCGAGCTGCAGTGCACCGTGCTGCAGATGGACCACACCGGGAACGCCACCACCTTCTTCGTCTTCCCCAACCGGGGCCAGctggggcaggtggaggaggCGCTGCTGCCCGAGACGCTGATCAAGTGGGACAGTCTGCTCAGGACCAG AGAACTCGACTTCTACTTCCCCAAATTTTCCATTTCCAGCACCACCAGACTGGAGATGCTCCTCCCACGAGTGCCCGTGGGCGGAGGCCTCCCCGGGCAGCCTGGACTGGGCATCTCTAGG GACATTCACCAGGCCCAGCGCCAGCCAGGTGCCACATCAGCACCCCCCAGTGGACAGATGAGGCAAGTGCTGCcatcccattttgtagatgagactGAGCTTACAGTGTATCAGTTCCTGTGCTGCTTCAGTAACAGACCACCAGGGACCAGGTCATCTGTAAATTGA
- the LOC101960548 gene encoding putative serpin A13 isoform X1 gives MEASGWWPLVTVLMAATPLLVQGDFELTDPGPQDSPPRPALPCHRISVSNIDFAFGLYRRLALDAPGENILFSPASISLALATVSLGAPAASRTQLLEGLGFNLTVMSEAEIQEGFQDLLLRLPTRGSHLLLTTGQRSFHGLGPGATQKHIKEYVEEQTQGRLGAWVEDLGEEAAEVLVNHVALRAEWAQPFDPGATSLREFFLDERRAVQVPMVKQKASHRFLHDPELQCTVLQMDHTGNATTFFVFPNRGQLGQVEEALLPETLIKWDSLLRTRELDFYFPKFSISSTTRLEMLLPRVPVGGGLPGQPGLGISRVTHKATMTLEEKGSEAAAATSIQLTPRPHPDRAPPTPPATGFSRPFLVMTFHTETGSVLFLGKVVNPLG, from the exons ATGGAGGCCTCGGGGTGGTGGCCGCTGGTCACTGTGCTCATGGCTGCAACTCCTCTTCTGGTCCAAGGAGACTTCGAGCTCACGGACCCTGGCCCCCAGGACAGTCCTCCCAGGCCGGCCCTGCCCTGCCACAGAATTTCTGTGAGCAACATCGACTTTGCCTTCGGCCTGTACCGACGGCTGGCGCTGGATGCCCCTGGAGAGAACATCCTCTTCTCCCCGGCAAGCATCTCCCTGGCCTTGGCCACAGTGTCCCTCGGGGCCCCGGCGGCCAGCAGGACCCAGCTCCTGGAGGGCTTGGGCTTCAACCTGACCGTGATGTCCGAGGCCGAGATCCAGGAGGGCTTCCAGGACCTGCTGCTTAGGCTCCCCACGCGGGGGTCCCACCTGCTCCTGACCACAGGCCAGAGAAGCTTCCACGGCCTGGGCCCCGGGGCCACCCAGAAACACATCAAGGAGTACGTGGAGGAGCAGACGCAGGGGAGGCTTGGGGCCTGGGTGGAGGACCTCGGGGAGGAAGCCGCTGAGGTTCTGGTGAATCACGTGGCTCTCAGAG CTGAGTGGGCACAGCCCTTCGACCCGGGGGCCACCAGCCTGAGAGAGTTCTTCCTGGACGAGCGCAGGGCCGTGCAGGTCCCCATGGTGAAGCAGAAGGCCAGCCACCGCTTCCTCCACGACCCCGAGCTGCAGTGCACCGTGCTGCAGATGGACCACACCGGGAACGCCACCACCTTCTTCGTCTTCCCCAACCGGGGCCAGctggggcaggtggaggaggCGCTGCTGCCCGAGACGCTGATCAAGTGGGACAGTCTGCTCAGGACCAG AGAACTCGACTTCTACTTCCCCAAATTTTCCATTTCCAGCACCACCAGACTGGAGATGCTCCTCCCACGAGTGCCCGTGGGCGGAGGCCTCCCCGGGCAGCCTGGACTGGGCATCTCTAGG GTGACTCATAAGGCCACCATGACTCTGGAGGAGAAGGGCTCAGAGGCTGCCGCCGCCACCAGCATCCAGCTCACTCCCAGGCCCCACCCTGACCGTGcgccccccacccctccagccaCTGGGTTCAGCCGGCCCTTCCTGGTGATGACTTTCCACACAGAAACGGGCAGCGTGCTTTTCCTGGGGAAGGTGGTGAACCCGCTGGGGTAG
- the LOC101960548 gene encoding putative serpin A13 isoform X3 produces MEASGWWPLVTVLMAATPLLVQGDFELTDPGPQDSPPRPALPCHRISVSNIDFAFGLYRRLALDAPGENILFSPASISLALATVSLGAPAASRTQLLEGLGFNLTVMSEAEIQEGFQDLLLRLPTRGSHLLLTTGQRSFHGLGPGATQKHIKEYVEEQTQGRLGAWVEDLGEEAAEVLVNHVALRAEWAQPFDPGATSLREFFLDERRAVQVPMVKQKASHRFLHDPELQCTVLQMDHTGNATTFFVFPNRGQLGQVEEALLPETLIKWDSLLRTRELDFYFPKFSISSTTRLEMLLPRVPVGGGLPGQPGLGISRMRLSLQCISSCAASVTDHQGPGHL; encoded by the exons ATGGAGGCCTCGGGGTGGTGGCCGCTGGTCACTGTGCTCATGGCTGCAACTCCTCTTCTGGTCCAAGGAGACTTCGAGCTCACGGACCCTGGCCCCCAGGACAGTCCTCCCAGGCCGGCCCTGCCCTGCCACAGAATTTCTGTGAGCAACATCGACTTTGCCTTCGGCCTGTACCGACGGCTGGCGCTGGATGCCCCTGGAGAGAACATCCTCTTCTCCCCGGCAAGCATCTCCCTGGCCTTGGCCACAGTGTCCCTCGGGGCCCCGGCGGCCAGCAGGACCCAGCTCCTGGAGGGCTTGGGCTTCAACCTGACCGTGATGTCCGAGGCCGAGATCCAGGAGGGCTTCCAGGACCTGCTGCTTAGGCTCCCCACGCGGGGGTCCCACCTGCTCCTGACCACAGGCCAGAGAAGCTTCCACGGCCTGGGCCCCGGGGCCACCCAGAAACACATCAAGGAGTACGTGGAGGAGCAGACGCAGGGGAGGCTTGGGGCCTGGGTGGAGGACCTCGGGGAGGAAGCCGCTGAGGTTCTGGTGAATCACGTGGCTCTCAGAG CTGAGTGGGCACAGCCCTTCGACCCGGGGGCCACCAGCCTGAGAGAGTTCTTCCTGGACGAGCGCAGGGCCGTGCAGGTCCCCATGGTGAAGCAGAAGGCCAGCCACCGCTTCCTCCACGACCCCGAGCTGCAGTGCACCGTGCTGCAGATGGACCACACCGGGAACGCCACCACCTTCTTCGTCTTCCCCAACCGGGGCCAGctggggcaggtggaggaggCGCTGCTGCCCGAGACGCTGATCAAGTGGGACAGTCTGCTCAGGACCAG AGAACTCGACTTCTACTTCCCCAAATTTTCCATTTCCAGCACCACCAGACTGGAGATGCTCCTCCCACGAGTGCCCGTGGGCGGAGGCCTCCCCGGGCAGCCTGGACTGGGCATCTCTAGG atgagactGAGCTTACAGTGTATCAGTTCCTGTGCTGCTTCAGTAACAGACCACCAGGGACCAGGTCATCTGTAA